Proteins encoded in a region of the Myxococcales bacterium genome:
- a CDS encoding cation-transporting P-type ATPase, which translates to MRGQAEVDGLGPTESNCAHWEQNGDFFELDPEAAAGRLGSDLERGLSGESALRRLRADGNNEIAERARASALRQFIGQFADVTVIALIVAALVAVWLGWGARATGSVLHRFGDAIAIGIIVLVNAIVGFAQQVKAERALSALRELGAPLAKVVRDGAVVMLPAREIVAGDLVELREGDRVPADARLVSTADLVVDESALTDESVPVDKLELGQLAPATPLAERTNMVFSGTHVARGGGRALVVATGMRSELGRIAALLGKLEEQETPLQKNLRVFGTQVVIGSAVLGAVVFAVGAIRLEASYGFLLLTAVSLAVAAIPEGLPAVTTIVLALGVQRMAKQNALVRRLSAVETLGAADVICTDKTGTLTENRMQVRRVQVGTHQFEVEHGAGAQIVFAELGHGRRVPDFSGRDPLGELVVSANACPAARIGEDGSLSGDPTDAAILRLWVEHRAEISRAERQRPSLRVLPFDRERKLVTVIVAGPDDALGLSHGAPEAVVSRSRWVLGDAGEEVALDDNSRSALLRRVDDWASLGLRVIALARTRAGTLTTEEASLLERDALLEKCEQELVLVGLVGIADPPRSEVALSLAKARSAGVRTIMITGDHPLTAEAIGRELAMLEDNEGEVITGPEIDRLDAAGLAARIERIRVVARATAAHKLRLVEALGARGHVVAMTGDGVNDAPAIKAADIGVAMGRGGTDVARESADMVLTDDNYATIVLAIEEGRIVYGNIKRFIVFLFSVNAGLVLAVLAAAAVGWPPILTPTQILWINLITNGLPALALGMEPVHIDPMAEPPRRRDAGLVDRDELLWLLGYGVVMAVLGVGTFAFFRPPGPNAAPEALALARTATFTVLALSPLFHALNARSRRDSVFELGFATNWRLLGAFALALVLQAIAIYAPGLGEMFSTVRLPWVTAAGLLLVSASIWGLGEIEKAISRKFARKTQPLRRAAG; encoded by the coding sequence GTGCGGGGGCAGGCCGAGGTCGATGGGCTGGGGCCAACCGAGTCCAACTGTGCCCATTGGGAGCAAAACGGCGACTTTTTCGAGCTCGATCCCGAGGCAGCCGCTGGCCGTCTGGGCTCGGATCTCGAGCGAGGTCTCAGCGGGGAGAGCGCGCTCAGGCGGCTGCGCGCCGACGGCAACAACGAAATTGCGGAGCGCGCGCGGGCTTCGGCGCTGCGCCAGTTCATCGGGCAGTTCGCGGACGTGACCGTGATCGCGTTGATCGTCGCGGCTCTGGTCGCGGTCTGGCTAGGCTGGGGCGCGCGTGCGACGGGGTCGGTGTTGCACCGCTTCGGCGACGCCATCGCCATCGGCATCATCGTTCTGGTGAACGCCATCGTTGGTTTCGCTCAGCAGGTCAAAGCGGAGCGCGCACTCTCTGCGCTGCGCGAGCTCGGTGCGCCGCTGGCGAAGGTCGTACGCGATGGGGCCGTCGTGATGCTGCCGGCGCGCGAGATCGTCGCCGGAGATCTGGTGGAGCTCAGAGAGGGCGATCGCGTTCCGGCGGACGCGCGGCTGGTCAGCACTGCCGATCTGGTCGTGGACGAGTCCGCGCTGACGGATGAGTCCGTCCCGGTCGACAAACTCGAGCTTGGCCAGCTCGCTCCGGCGACACCGCTGGCGGAGCGCACCAACATGGTGTTCTCCGGGACGCACGTGGCGCGAGGGGGCGGGCGAGCCCTGGTGGTCGCGACTGGCATGCGGAGCGAGCTCGGGCGCATTGCCGCGCTGCTGGGCAAGCTGGAGGAGCAGGAGACCCCGCTGCAGAAGAACCTGCGAGTCTTCGGCACCCAGGTCGTGATCGGGTCCGCGGTCCTGGGCGCGGTGGTATTTGCGGTAGGCGCGATCCGTCTGGAAGCAAGCTACGGGTTCTTGCTGCTGACGGCGGTCAGCTTGGCGGTCGCCGCGATCCCCGAAGGGCTACCCGCCGTCACCACCATCGTGCTCGCGCTCGGCGTTCAGCGCATGGCCAAACAGAACGCGCTCGTACGGCGACTGTCCGCGGTCGAGACCTTGGGCGCGGCAGACGTGATCTGCACCGACAAGACCGGCACGCTGACCGAAAACCGGATGCAAGTGCGGCGGGTACAAGTGGGGACACACCAGTTCGAAGTCGAGCACGGGGCGGGTGCGCAGATCGTCTTCGCCGAGCTCGGTCATGGGCGGCGCGTGCCCGACTTTTCGGGCCGAGATCCCCTCGGGGAGCTGGTGGTGAGCGCCAATGCGTGTCCCGCCGCGCGCATCGGTGAGGACGGCTCCCTCTCGGGCGATCCGACGGACGCCGCCATCTTGCGGCTCTGGGTCGAGCATCGGGCGGAGATCTCGCGGGCGGAGCGCCAGCGTCCCAGCTTGCGGGTCCTGCCCTTCGATCGGGAGCGGAAGCTGGTCACCGTCATCGTTGCCGGACCCGATGACGCGCTCGGCCTATCCCACGGCGCACCGGAGGCGGTGGTGTCGCGCTCGCGCTGGGTACTCGGCGACGCCGGCGAGGAGGTCGCCTTGGATGACAACTCGCGTTCCGCGCTGCTCCGTCGAGTCGACGACTGGGCTTCGCTGGGACTCAGAGTGATCGCCCTCGCGCGGACCCGAGCAGGGACCCTGACGACCGAAGAAGCGAGCTTGCTCGAGCGCGATGCGCTGCTCGAGAAGTGCGAGCAAGAGCTGGTGCTCGTCGGGCTGGTGGGCATCGCCGATCCGCCGCGCAGCGAGGTCGCGCTGTCGCTCGCCAAGGCCAGGAGCGCCGGCGTGCGCACCATCATGATCACCGGGGATCACCCACTGACCGCCGAGGCCATCGGCCGCGAGCTGGCGATGCTCGAGGACAACGAGGGTGAAGTCATCACCGGACCGGAGATCGATCGGCTGGATGCCGCTGGGCTGGCGGCTCGAATCGAGCGCATCCGGGTCGTGGCGCGCGCGACCGCCGCCCACAAACTCCGCCTGGTCGAGGCGCTGGGAGCCCGCGGTCACGTCGTCGCCATGACCGGCGACGGTGTGAACGATGCGCCGGCGATCAAGGCCGCGGACATCGGGGTCGCCATGGGGCGAGGGGGCACGGACGTCGCTCGGGAGTCCGCGGACATGGTGCTGACCGACGACAACTACGCGACCATCGTGCTCGCGATCGAGGAGGGGCGGATCGTTTACGGCAACATCAAGCGCTTTATCGTGTTCTTGTTCTCGGTGAACGCCGGCCTGGTGCTGGCCGTGCTGGCCGCTGCCGCCGTCGGCTGGCCGCCGATCCTGACGCCGACGCAGATCTTGTGGATCAACCTGATCACGAACGGGCTGCCAGCCCTGGCTCTGGGCATGGAGCCCGTTCACATCGATCCGATGGCGGAGCCGCCGCGCCGGCGAGACGCAGGCCTCGTCGACCGAGATGAATTGCTCTGGCTGTTGGGCTACGGGGTTGTGATGGCGGTTCTGGGTGTGGGGACGTTCGCGTTTTTCCGGCCGCCTGGGCCGAATGCGGCGCCCGAGGCGCTCGCCCTGGCGCGCACCGCAACGTTCACCGTGCTGGCGCTCTCTCCGCTGTTTCATGCGCTCAACGCCCGCTCGAGGCGGGACTCGGTGTTCGAGCTCGGGTTCGCGACCAACTGGCGCCTGCTCGGGGCCTTCGCCCTCGCACTCGTTCTGCAAGCGATCGCCATCTACGCGCCGGGTTTGGGTGAGATGTTCTCCACGGTCCGGCTGCCCTGGGTCACGGCCGCCGGGTTGCTCCTGGTGAGTGCGTCCATCTGGGGTTTGGGCGAGATAGAGAAGGCAATTTCCCGCAAGTTTGCTCGAAAAACGCAACCCTTGCGCCGCGCGGCGGGTTGA